One genomic window of Cannabis sativa cultivar Pink pepper isolate KNU-18-1 chromosome 2, ASM2916894v1, whole genome shotgun sequence includes the following:
- the LOC133034796 gene encoding uncharacterized protein LOC133034796, with amino-acid sequence MAQARNNGGVGGVDNTFRKKFDREEYLEKAREREKHEAEGKSKSKSKGPPVQRKPLKHRDYEVDLESRLGKTQVSFYVYSISIQ; translated from the exons ATGGCTCAAGCCAGGAACAAT GGTGGTGTTGGAGGAGTTGATAACACTTTTAGAAAGAAATTTGATCGCGAAGAGTACCTGGAAAAAGCTCGGGAGCGCGAAAAACAT gaggCTGAAGGTAAATCCAAATCCAAAT CTAAAGGTCCTCCTGTACAAAGAAAGCCATTGAAGCATAGAGATTATGAAGTGGACCTTGAATCTCGCTTGGGTAAAACTCAAGTAAGTTTCTATGTATATTCTATCTCTATCCAATGA